The Solanum dulcamara chromosome 2, daSolDulc1.2, whole genome shotgun sequence region CCAGGGGCGGAGCTACAGGGGTGCGAGGGGTGGCAaccgaacccccttcgtcggaaaattgcactatatatatactgcgattttttttatttatgtacaaatattatttttgcatcCCCTTAACAAATGAAGATTGTGGATCCCTAATTTCATGTACAaatgatttattattattattattattattaaaaaaaacgtGGGCCATTTGGGATATAAAATCCCTAATTTCAAAAGTGTTAACATTGTTCATTTGTTCTATTGACTACTGCGCCTCCTACTCTGTCATTTTTTCTTGGTCCACGGCTTCCAATTCCAaggtatttctttttttttcctattttttttaaccATACTCAAAATCACAATAAATTTATTATCGTTTCTTGTTAGTTGTTAATCAACCCATTTTGTGAAATGGGTAGCTGACCCATTTTGTGAAATGGGTAGCTGGCGGCTGACCCATTTTCCATTCATGAACCCCAAGCCttgattgttttaatttttaaatgttgtttgtttgcaaaattggtcttctagatatttatttttagctaataaaaaaatcaaagtgtAGATTTTTATTTAGTAATCAATTCCCTTTTATGTGTGTTGGATTGTGGTTAAGTTGTTTTCTTGCTTATTGAGACATTTGGTAGAGTTTTTGAAATGAGATATGCTTAAAGAGTTAAGGTTACTAAATGTTTTTTGTTGTATTGCTATATACAAGATTGAGTTTTTATTCTCACAAGATTGAGTTTTTATTCTCACAGTTAGATGTTCTTAAATAGGCTTTATTTTATTGGCTTTTAAAATTGATATTGTGTCTTTAATTCTAactaattttattataattcaATCTCATAAGTCAGTGAAGAATTATTTTACCAAAGTTCCAAAATCAAGTTTGGACTCTCATAATCAACCTAATCTAGAAGAAAATGTCAACCACTCAGAAGTACTATTGCTTTCTTCTCAGGAATTTGATTTGAATTCTTTAAAGCATGATCCGGGTGAAAGAACTCAAATCTTGGACTTTCATCCAAACCCTCTTGATGTCATTCGAAGAGAATACCTTAGAAGAGGTCCTTGTCAACCTCGGCTTAAAGAGTATTCTAAAACAAAAGTTTCTAGAGACATGCGTCGTTTTAATCCTCAGTGGTTTAGTGAGTATTCTAATTGGTTAGAGTATAGTGAAAGTAAAGATGCAGTCTTTTGTTTGAATTGCTATCTATTTGCAAACGATAATATTCATCAAGGAGGGGGTGATGTATTTTCGACCATAGGGTTTAGGAGTTGGCAAAAAAAGAAGAGTATTAAAAAACATGTTGGTGGCGGAAATAGCATTCATAATCAGGCAAGAAAGAATTGTGAAGATCTAGTGCGACAAGAACAATCTATTCAATCTGCACTTGTGAGGCAAGAATCTCAATTTAAGCATGAGTAGTGGCTCCGCTTAACTGCTTCAGTTGATGTTGTAAAGCTTCTTTTGAATCAAGGATTAACATTTTGGGGTCATGATGATTCTAAATCATCACTTAACAGAggtaattttcttgaaattctttcaTGGTATTCTGAAAGGTGTGATAACATTAAAGATTTTGTATTGAAACATGCTCCAAAAATGATCTGATGACTTCTCCAATGATTCAAAAAGAAATTGTGACTGCATGCAAAATTGAAACAATTAAGGCTATCATAGAAGAATTAAATGGTGATTACTTTGCCTTGTTGATTGATGAATCTTTTGTTTTATCGCGCAAGGAGAAATTGACCGTTGTTTTACGATATGTTGATAGAATGGGATTTGTGATGGAGCGACTTATCGACATTATTCATGTTCAAGATACTTGTGCATCATCTCTAAAGGAAGCAATTGTTAATTTACTTGCTCAACATTTCTTGAGTCTTTCTTATGTACGTGGACAATGTTATGATGGAGCGAGTAATATGCAAGGTAGAATCAATGgccttaaaatgttgattaaGCAAGAAAGTAGATCGGCTCATTCTGTTCATTGCTTTGCTCATTAACTTCAACTAAGTCTTGTTGCAGTTTCTAAAAAGTGTGTTGAAGTGGGGGAGCTTGTACTATTGGTTTCAAGTATTTTGAATATGTTGGGAGCTTCTTTTAAATGCATGGATTAATATCGAGAATCTCAAAAGAAAAGAGTTCAAGAGGCATTAGATATGGGTGAACTTGAAACGGGTAGAGGCTTGCATCAAGAATTTGGTCTTACTAGAGCTTGTGATACTCGTTGGGGATTCCACTACAAATCTTTTAATAACTTTATTCTTATGTTTGGTTCAATTGTTGATGTACTTAatgatattattattgattcACATTGTCTAGATGAAAGTGCCAAGGCAATGGAATTTCTCAGAGCATGTCAAAcatttgatgttgcattcataTTGCATTTGATGAGAGATATTTTAGCAATCACAGATGAGCTTAACAAATGCTTACAGAAAAAAGTGCAAGATATCGTAAATGCCATGCTACTTGTTCAAGTAGCAAAGAAAAGGTTGCAAAAGTTAAGAGAAGAAGAATGGGGTTCGCTTATTGATAAAGTATCTAAATTTTGTATCAAGTATCAAATTTTGATACCTAAGTTAGATGAGTCGTACTTTACCTTTTTGAGATCACGGCGTAAACTTGCTGGTTGTACTATCTCACACCATTATTACGTTGAAGTATTTTACAAAGTTATTGATTGACAAATTCAAGAGCTTTCTTATCGTTTTGATGAAGTAACGATTGATTTGCTTCATGGAATTGCTTGTTTAAATCCAATTGACTCATTTTTTAGTTTTGATCTCAGGAAAATAATAAGAATGGCTAAACATTATCCTGATGACTTTGATGAATTTAGTATGGGGGTTCTTGAGAATCAACTTGCGAGTTACATTATTGATGTTTGTGATCTTGATGAAAGGTTCTCCGATCTAAAAGGACTTTGTGATCTTTCAAAAAGATTAGTTCAGACAAAGAAGCATTCAAACTACCCTCTTGTATTCCTCTTAGTGAAACTTGGCTTGCTCTTGCCAGTTGCCACTGCATCCTTTGAAAGAACTTTTTCGGCAATGAAGTTTATCAAGAATGACTTGTGGAGTCGAATGAATGAGAGTTATTTTAGTGGTTGCTTGATGCCTTATGTAGAAAAAGATGTGTTTAATAGGATCTCTAATGATGTTATTATAAAAACATTTCAAGGAATGAAACCTCGTCGTGTACAATGTAGTAATATACTTGCACTTTCAATAGAGAATTGTGTTTGTTTTGATTTCTTTGcgtgtttattttttaattttcttgaactcCCTTATCAAATATTCTGGTTCTACCCCTGACTGTATCcatacgaataataaatatatccACATATATCTGCTATAAACTCCTAAACTATTACtctattatgtattttttttaaaaaaaaattaccattataaaaaataattagggggttgagttaggtaagcaatatatttttccttaaaaatatcACAATTTGAATTATAGACACACGTTAGTTGGATCAAATTAATTTTACATGCGATTAAAAGGGTATTTGACTAAGTTTATAagttaacaacaacaacaataacaacaacaaacccagtataatctcATCATGTGGGGTTTGGAAAGGATAGATTGTACGCAAATCTAATCCCCATCTTGaaaggtaggacggttgtttctgaaagaccctcagctcaagatagaaaaacaagataaaaggtcagatagggacaagcatatcgaaaataagataaaaacaaggaataacaaaagtgagaaagtcatGGTAGAATAGTATGGAAAGAAAGatgcattaactactataaataaataagataatcaaagtacaacggCCACATACctataaacaacaatacaatgcagagatcaaatggcaataaacaatgaacataactacaactactatggtgtaaGGATACGTCACCTAGCCTTTTATTCTAATCTGAGTCCTCCgcaaaagaaattatagtgcgctaatgcgcctactaatacggaagaataatgagactatgtactagcatTCTatcctaatatgggtcctccacaccctcctatctaaggtcatgtcctcggtaagctgtaactgcgccatgtcctgtctaatcacctctccccaatatttcttcgacctacccctacctcttttgaaaccatccatggccaacctttcacacctcctcactggggcatatgtgtctctcctcttcacatgctcaAACTATTTCAGTCGCATTTCCGCattttgtcttccaccgagATCACTCCTACTTTGTCCCAAATagccttatttctaattttGTCGCTCCTAGTaagcccacacatccatcttaacattctcatctcggctactttcatcttttgaacgtgagagatcttaactggccaacactccgccccatataacatagccggtctaaccaccactttatagaacttgcccttaagttaaGGTGGCACCtttttgtcacatagcacaccggaagtgagcctccatttcatccacccttgCCCAATaggatgtgtgacatcatcgtcaatctctccgctgctttgcataatagacccaaggtacttgaaactacttttcttttggatggcctgatgaccaagcctaactttcgcgccaacctcctgaggtgtctcactgaacttgcactctaagtactctgtcttggtcctactcagcttaaaccctttagactccaaggtatgtctccaatcttccagcttagtATTAACTCCGCtagagtctcatcgatcaggactatatcatccgcaaaaagcatacaccatggaacctcaccttgaatttgtcgcgatAATCTATCcattaccaaggcaaataaaaacggactaagggctgatccttgatgtaaccccatcataactggaaagtgctctgagtctcctcctactgtccttaccttggttttggcaccctcatacatatccttgatcaccctaatatacGTCATAGGttcacctttagcctccaaacatctccatagtatctctcgtggaactttatcgtaagccttttctaaatcgatgaataccatatgcaagtctctctttctctccttatactgctccaccaatttcctcataagatggatggcttctgtagttgagcgtcccggcataaattcAAATTGGTTCTCAGAAATAGATAtgcctctcctaaccctcatctccaccactctttcccacactttcatagtatgacttaaaagcttgatacctctataattGTTGTAGCTCTGGATATCACcattgtttttgtatagagggatcattatgctcgacctccattcttcgggcatcgttgttttcctaaagatgacattaaataacttaGTCAGctactccaaacctaccgagctcgcgctTTTCCAAAATTTTCCAAGAATCTCATCAAGTCCGGACGCTCTTCCCCAGCACATCCTACGCATGACACCCTTAATCTCTTCTACcgaaatactcctgcaacacccaaaatcgtgaaGCCTGCtcgtatgttccaaatctcctaacacaatctctctgtccccttctttattcaagagtttatggaagtatgactgtcatctttgtttaatgagggtctcctctaccaatacttttccatgctcgtccttaatgcacttcacttgatccacatcgtgTGCCCTTCGCTCCCGCACCTtggctagcttgaacaatttcctatccctgcctttctcttctagttcagcataaaggcgttcaaaagctgtcgtttttgccgttgaaaccgccgacttcgcctctttcctcgctatcttataaaattccctattcgtccacttctccacctcatccttgctttctatcagcttcgcatactctatctttttttcttccacctttccttgcacttctccattccaccaccagtctcctcgatgCCGGCCACGGCTACctatcgagactcccaacacttcccttgctacaaccctaataaaactagccgtcctatcccacatagtattcgcatccccactactatcccaggcccccatatcctttaatttctctcccatctctagggcactagccgtggtcaaactcccccatatgatcctaggtcggtcatctctgaccctcttcttcctcgtcatcttgatacCTAAATCCATtactaagagcttatgtcgggtcgtAAGGTTGTCGATTGGAATGACCTTACAATTTTttcacagacctttatcatccttcctaagaagtaaaaaatctatctgagtcttagccaccgcacTCCGAAAGATTACCAAGTGGTCTTTCTTTTTTggaaaactcgaattggctatcaccaacctaaaagctcttgcgaaatccaaaagtgagacTCCTCCTctatttctgtccccgaagccaaagcttCCATGCACATCATTATACCCTTCCGAAATAGACCCCATGTGACCactgaaatcccctcccacgaaaagcttctcaataggtggtatgcctcccactaactcgtccaaatcctcctaaacgtgcctcttatcctcctcacttaagcccgcttgcggcgcataagcactaataatgttcaatgtgatcccttcaatgaccaccttaatcgacatcatcctatcagtgactctcctaacctccaccacctgttCCCTTAAATTActatctactaaaatgcctaccccattcctatactttgatctaccagagaaccaaaacttatacccgtctacctccttagctttagaacctacccatttggtctcttgtacacaagctatattaatcatcctcttctttagaatcttaactagctctatggattttcccatcaacgtcccaatgttccaagaacctactctcagtctagacgctcctttaacccacttacccctcctaaccctcatcCCCGTCCCCGTCCCTAAGCGAGAACATGatcctagtctaccatcactatccaaagccatgAAAAtacgtatgaactaataaattattcaaaggtttaaagtcagcaaaatgtaactacaattgTATGAGCAAGGAATAGATAGGGAAAGATATGGAAAttagaggtaccaactccagttgaaatgaacctgATTGCCACCGAAAACACTGTTCACTTCGAAGTTACTGTACACGTCAGAGTTATTATCCACGTCGACTTGCCAAGATGTTGTTCATAACAACCTTTGGGCTGTGTGGGTAGCAGATCTTAGGTTGAACGAATCTTTAGGCCAAAAATCCAAATATGATTGCGTTTAATGTAGCAGTATTTCGTTGAGGAATTTTGTTAAATCTTTGGGCCAAAAATGATTGCGTTTAATGAAGCAGTATTTCATTGAGAAATTTCGTCGAACACCTTCAAGGCACTGTCCACGGTGCTGTGAAGCAGTGCCAGCAGCAAAAAAATCTTCGAAGACAGATCAATAGCAGAGAGGGAAGCCACAAACGAAAGCCAAAAGATCTTACGAAGTGGATCTGAAACTTTTTTATGTTCTTCAAATACAGTATTCTTTTCACTTGATTTTTTGCTTTTCTCCAATGAGACCCAAATCGTAGAGCGGAACTCGAATTCGTTTGACCGTTATGGATCAAAGAGTTTCTGTGGCTCAGGGAGGTGAAATAACTACCTTTTAAGTAATTACATTCTGTAATTGTAGTTATAGCAgctgtttgtataattcgcataGTCGTTTGTATAATTTACTGATAATATACAAACAGGgataagtatatacaaattctgtatttatacatttttggatttttttagaatttatacaaatcaaatggATCAAATTCTAGATTTAttcaattaggaaattttgtatttatacaATTGGGAgtttaattatacaaattctgGATGTGCCCCTAACAACTATagctatgtatattaattactggTAAAGGTTAGTGGCGAGTAGGAATTAacttaaactatagctatgtatattaattaactagtatatgtttgttAGTTTGTATCATTTTCCCATACGCTTATAAGTAAAGACCAATTAAAAGTCATAAGTTGGTTATCCCTAATTCATAATTATATTTAGAGATGACAAAATtagtcataaaaatataatttattctaaCTCATTTATTAGCTTAGAGcctatttggattgacttataagttactaataagttgttttcagtttttttgagtgtcttaaagtcattttgtgcttaaaataagccccaataaataattgagtttgtttggatggacttattttaagcaacttataagttgaaaacagtttataaaacaaaaaaaaattgagttgcacctacttttttttaaaaaaaacttataaacagtattcaacttataagttatttaaaataagtccatcaaAACAGGCTCTTAGTCTATTTCTGCTCAATCCATTTTAgttcataaaaaaattgaactaaTATGCAGCCTAAATTGACTCGTAAGaaatcttgtcaaaatattttttaaaagttatttttttctatttgatatgttatatgatcataataataatataaaatgacAATTCTATAAGatactaaaaattataaaagaacaaataaagcAATTAAAACTTAGTAAACTATGAATGGTTGGATTATGACCAGTATTTCAATTCATTTTTtctatttgatatgttatatataataataataatacaaaatgcTAACTTTATTAGgtattaaaaatcataaaagaaacaaataaaGCAATTAAAATTTAGTAAGAATTGAACAAGTTGATTATATACAAATACTTCCGGTTACTAATTTTTTTACTTAcatactaaatataaaaataaataaaaaatcatttatttttctatacaaTATTTTTCCTCCTACCTAACACACCCATTAAGTTAAAAATTAGACTAAATTAATCTGATAATTTGATTTCGAAAGGTCAGTTCCCAAAGGAATAGTTCAATAATTAGTTAGGCATGAAAACAGTTTAAAGCAGCTCTCAAATTTCCATTTATAATAAAGGTTTAATTGGTATTGGTCAATAGCAAAAAAAGGAGTTTGGTCATATGCCATAATAAGATCTCTATATTATGAGTTCAGAAGAAGTGATTTCATTGATGGTAGTTTTTTATCCTTccatttttattacttttacttttactttgattattgaattattttattatagttattattttattattatatattgtttttgttattgtattatttcttatacttctgtacttacttttttttctagattgatcTATCAGAAACatctttttctccttttaaGATAGGAATAAGGTGAACCTAGAATACTTTCGTGATCTCACTTTGAGCGACTATATTGAGGTATATTGTTGATAATGTTGTTGTATGCTTAAATCACACACACAAAAACGAATCACTTGTGGATCTCTAAATTTTGGTTAGGGATTGAGATGATGGATTAAGAATTTAAAGTTTAAGAATTTGTATGTCAATCtcaatataatattataataataacttGATTCAGAGTCAAATATTATAAACATTCCATAattttttcaatatatatatatatatatatataagaacaaaaattattaaattcacGTGAATTCATAGGCGAGTCTCCATATCGCTCATGTCACGAGCTACCTTGGATTTATCAAGGAATAACATGACCTTAATTACTTCATCCGTCAATCTTTATTTGTCCACTATACTATTTTAGGATGTCCAATAATATTTGTCCAATTTgaaaaatcaagagataatttaccATCTTGTGTCTATTTTATCCTTACTATTAAATACTAGTAttcatttttcaatatttaaattacTTATAATTAATAAGAGTGATAATTTTATCCCTCTGATTATTATTTCTCAACGAGTGTATCAAATTAAACATGAACAAATAAAGATGAATGGAGGAAATAGTATGCAATAAGCCAATAACTAACACAAACATAACCACTTAAAatcaaagaaagagaaattaacAGATATGgaaaattaaacaaaattaaGCCAATGTTATTTAGCCCAAAATTGTTATTATCTATAACTTGTACACAAGTAGACCCACGTAATCATAATTATAACAATCATTAGTCAATGAAAATTCAGTTAAGCCAAAATGTTAATTAAACCTCCCTTTCATGATAATGATTAGTACTCATCTTTTAATTACTACCTAAACCGAACCCAAAAGATTGATACATGAGAAAACGACCCTCTCAAAGATTAACAAATtaaatgagacccacatacttTAATCAGATTATTACTTGACATGCAGCACCAATGGCTCTAATCCTAGCCGTTTGGTACCTCTCTGGAAGCTCTTATCCGTTTTGCTGGCTTGATAACTTGAACTTCTACTCTTCAAATGAGCGATACTTGTCGATCAATTTTTTACTTATcacatattaaaatatat contains the following coding sequences:
- the LOC129879846 gene encoding uncharacterized protein LOC129879846, whose amino-acid sequence is MTSPMIQKEIVTACKIETIKAIIEELNGDYFALLIDESFVLSRKEKLTVVLRYVDRMGFVMERLIDIIHVQDTCASSLKEAIVNLLAQHFLSLSYVRGQCYDGASNMQGRINGLKMLIKQESRSAHSVHCFAH